The following coding sequences lie in one Leptospira stimsonii genomic window:
- a CDS encoding class I SAM-dependent rRNA methyltransferase, with protein MNRKSELSVKRKHPWIFSGNLSTAVTPFANGEWLTLFSTGNQPIATGIYSKNGLIRIRVIQNLPEFSKEKIRENLISSIQKRKEVRKTTNAYRILHGENDLFPGMTVDRIGGTWVVRIYSSSLLVYGRWIVWNLYALCKNSKLAEPLPSKILLDPPEKTGEEKKISERIWRGAKQGKGGDSVSIRETITLQNVKFPVELPGQKGGIFLDLRNLRKFLLEKKEISKGKDCLHLFSHTGLTSICMDTAGARSVTSVDGSKEALDSFQRVLSLKKDGSSCKHRFVQKNLFRELEDVLKNQKFGLIVIDPPNLTPDAKSKKNALKTYAHLFGSSLSSLEESGTIILCSCSGRIRSEELESLAKNILRFQGWKYERFESLKPEDDHPVRIQFPEGNYFKVHIYENCKTS; from the coding sequence CTGAACCGGAAGAGCGAACTCTCCGTAAAACGAAAACATCCTTGGATCTTCAGCGGAAATCTATCAACCGCGGTGACTCCGTTTGCAAACGGAGAATGGCTTACGCTTTTTTCTACGGGAAATCAACCGATCGCAACCGGAATCTATTCCAAGAACGGACTGATACGAATTCGAGTCATACAAAACCTACCCGAGTTCTCCAAAGAAAAAATTCGTGAGAACCTAATCTCCTCTATCCAAAAACGAAAAGAAGTCCGAAAGACCACGAACGCGTATCGAATCCTTCACGGGGAAAACGACCTCTTCCCCGGAATGACCGTGGATCGAATCGGAGGAACCTGGGTGGTCCGAATCTATTCTTCATCTCTTCTTGTTTATGGAAGGTGGATCGTCTGGAATCTCTACGCTCTATGCAAGAATTCTAAATTAGCCGAACCCTTGCCTTCGAAGATTCTTCTCGATCCTCCCGAGAAAACGGGAGAAGAAAAAAAGATCTCGGAAAGAATCTGGAGAGGCGCCAAACAAGGAAAAGGCGGTGACTCCGTATCGATCCGGGAAACGATCACTTTACAAAACGTAAAGTTCCCCGTGGAGCTTCCCGGACAAAAGGGAGGAATTTTTTTGGATCTTCGCAATCTGAGGAAATTCCTCTTGGAAAAAAAAGAAATCTCCAAAGGGAAAGACTGTCTTCATCTATTCTCGCATACGGGGCTCACGTCGATTTGTATGGATACGGCGGGAGCTCGATCGGTGACATCGGTCGACGGTTCCAAGGAAGCCCTGGATTCTTTCCAAAGAGTTTTGAGCCTGAAAAAAGATGGAAGTAGTTGCAAACATAGATTCGTTCAAAAAAATCTTTTTAGAGAATTGGAAGACGTATTGAAGAATCAAAAATTCGGGCTCATCGTAATCGATCCTCCGAATCTGACTCCGGACGCAAAATCGAAAAAGAACGCACTCAAGACATACGCGCATCTTTTTGGAAGCTCCCTCTCCTCACTCGAAGAATCGGGAACGATCATTCTTTGTTCTTGTTCCGGAAGAATCCGATCGGAAGAATTGGAATCTCTCGCGAAGAACATTCTTCGTTTCCAAGGTTGGAAGTACGAGAGATTCGAGAGTTTAAAACCGGAAGACGATCATCCGGTAAGAATTCAGTTTCCCGAAGGAAATTATTTTAAGGTACATATATATGAAAATTGTAAAACAAGCTGA
- a CDS encoding sugar kinase, translating into MKITYYVSSHGFGHISRSMEIILHLLRRFPDLQIELVTAREEFLNTLSISEEDSIFLKRLSTRKKSLDVGMIQKDSLSIDIRGTEHAIEEFNSRKSYLQISEIEACLDFETDLIVSDSASLPFVIADKIKIPSLFIGNFTWDFIYGGYQKESPIFSQTAAILFEEYYLATFGLLLPFSCPAPSLPEQKNIGLVGRRPNLDKTNAKEFFKLPNDKINLLFSFGAYGVKTDQFQWKEFDSDHYRIVISGGTDFDLSQIPDKQKKGILNFANVHYPDLLTACDFVITKPGYGILSESVYAKTPILYTDRGNFPEVPYLHRALREEISSAYLSNAELFSFRFEKAIENAKNWNGSGSPVFERDGREDVQHAVSVFLKLI; encoded by the coding sequence ATGAAGATAACCTATTACGTTAGTTCTCACGGATTCGGACATATCAGCAGATCGATGGAAATCATTCTCCATCTACTACGTCGCTTTCCGGACTTACAAATCGAACTTGTAACGGCGAGGGAAGAATTCTTAAATACTCTTTCGATCAGCGAAGAAGATTCCATTTTTTTAAAACGACTTTCTACGAGAAAAAAATCCCTAGACGTGGGAATGATACAAAAGGATTCTCTTTCGATCGATATCCGAGGAACGGAACACGCAATCGAAGAATTCAATTCCAGAAAATCCTATCTCCAGATTTCCGAAATCGAGGCATGTCTCGACTTTGAAACCGATTTAATCGTTTCGGATTCCGCTTCTCTTCCGTTTGTGATCGCAGACAAGATCAAAATCCCGTCCTTGTTTATCGGGAACTTCACTTGGGATTTTATCTACGGAGGATATCAAAAAGAATCGCCGATCTTCTCTCAAACGGCGGCGATCCTCTTCGAAGAGTATTATCTTGCGACGTTCGGACTTCTTCTTCCCTTTTCTTGTCCCGCACCTTCCCTTCCCGAGCAAAAAAATATCGGCCTCGTGGGGCGAAGACCGAACCTTGATAAAACGAATGCAAAAGAATTTTTCAAACTGCCGAATGATAAAATCAATCTTCTCTTTTCTTTCGGAGCATATGGAGTCAAAACGGATCAATTTCAATGGAAAGAATTCGATTCCGATCATTACCGAATCGTGATCTCGGGTGGAACCGATTTCGATCTTTCACAAATCCCGGACAAACAAAAGAAAGGAATTTTAAACTTTGCGAATGTCCACTATCCGGATCTTCTGACAGCCTGCGACTTCGTAATCACAAAACCGGGTTACGGGATTCTGAGCGAAAGTGTTTATGCCAAAACCCCGATACTCTACACCGATCGCGGCAACTTCCCTGAAGTTCCTTATCTCCATCGCGCTCTCAGAGAAGAAATTTCTTCAGCTTATCTTTCGAATGCGGAACTGTTTTCCTTTCGTTTCGAAAAGGCGATCGAAAACGCAAAAAATTGGAATGGATCGGGCTCCCCCGTTTTTGAAAGGGATGGAAGGGAAGACGTTCAACACGCAGTAAGCGTTTTTTTAAAATTGATCTGA
- a CDS encoding TrmH family RNA methyltransferase, which translates to MYLHIGETLALNQEQGISFLEITSFSNEKLKNISNLKEKKHREASGLFFIEGYREISRAFKSGKVKFQNVLYSPECFLGENEYDLIREIGVKSIKVPKKIFEKISYRDRPDGLIATAHFFPTGIETFPNESIQLKNGKPILVIEGVEKPGNLGTILRTAEGAGFHTVVVADPRLDLFNPNVIRASTGALFTLEVYLGETEAIYSILKENKYRTLAVTPEAKKLYFESDLKGKIALVFGSEQYGLSPFARSHSDEYISLPMFGEADSLNLAMSAGIVMYEVIRQGVSK; encoded by the coding sequence TTGTATCTACACATCGGAGAGACTCTCGCTTTGAATCAGGAACAAGGCATTTCTTTTTTGGAGATCACGAGTTTTTCAAACGAGAAACTCAAGAACATCTCCAATCTAAAGGAAAAAAAACATCGAGAAGCGAGCGGACTTTTTTTTATTGAAGGTTACAGAGAAATTTCGCGGGCATTCAAATCCGGAAAGGTGAAATTTCAAAACGTACTCTATTCTCCCGAATGCTTTTTAGGAGAAAACGAATACGACCTCATTCGTGAAATCGGTGTTAAATCCATCAAGGTTCCGAAAAAAATATTCGAAAAAATCTCCTACAGAGATCGGCCGGACGGACTGATAGCAACCGCTCACTTCTTTCCGACGGGAATTGAAACGTTCCCAAATGAATCGATTCAACTCAAAAACGGAAAACCGATCCTCGTCATCGAAGGCGTGGAAAAACCCGGAAACCTCGGAACGATCCTACGGACCGCTGAAGGCGCGGGTTTTCACACGGTTGTTGTAGCTGACCCGAGACTGGATCTTTTTAATCCGAACGTCATTCGTGCTTCCACCGGCGCTCTATTTACCCTCGAAGTCTATTTAGGGGAAACGGAGGCGATCTATTCCATTCTCAAAGAAAATAAATATAGAACGTTAGCCGTAACACCGGAAGCAAAAAAACTCTACTTCGAGTCCGATCTTAAGGGAAAGATCGCCTTGGTCTTCGGATCCGAACAATATGGACTTTCTCCTTTCGCAAGAAGTCATTCCGACGAGTATATCTCCCTTCCGATGTTCGGAGAAGCGGATTCACTCAATCTTGCGATGTCTGCAGGAATCGTAATGTACGAGGTGATTCGACAAGGGGTTTCCAAATGA